The Chitinophaga caeni genome segment TGCCTTCAAGAAAAGCGGTGCCGAATTGGTTTCCATCGCAACTGATGAAGACTATGTAAAAGCATTGCAGGGCTTTTTCTTGAAACGTGTATAATCTTTGTGCAACCTTAAAATGATCATGCGAAAAAAGCAGATTACCATACCGTTACTTTTATGGGCTTGTATTTGTTGCCTTTCGGCATGGCCCATGCTATCTAACGCACAGCAGAAAGAAAGCTACTTCGAAGTAAAGGCCGTTCCCGATAGTACCGATATCCGCATCGGGGAACAGGTTACAGTGCAACTCAGCGCCAAGGTTCAAACCTGGGCATTGAAAGGCGCCAACTTCAAAGTAATCTTCCCCATCGTTCCCGATACTTTCAATCATTTGGAAGTCATCCAAAAATCCGACCTGGATACTTCTAAAAGTAATGAAAATGAAAAGTTCTTCAGTAGGACTATCACCGTTACAAGCTTTGACAGCGGTAGTTGGCAATTTCCCCCGATGAAGTTCGAAGTGTACTCGGTAACAGATGGATCTTATGACTCCGTATTCACCGAGCCCTTTGATATTAATGTTAATACGGTAAAAGTAGATACCACGCAGGCTTTTAAGCCTATTAAGAATATCCAGAGTGTCAATTACGGCATTATGGATTATATATGGTTTATCGTGGGTGGTATCTGTTTAATAATCCTGGTCATAGGGATCATTCATTATCTGCGGACAAGGAACAAGAAACCGGTCCCTGTTGAAACGAAGCCGAAAGAAAGTCCATATGAACGTGCGATGCGTTCATTGAACGAGATGAAAGAGCAAAAAGCATGGGAGCAATCGGATAGTAAGTTGTATTATACGAACCTGACGAATGTTTTGAGGATTTATTTTGAGCAGCAATTCAAGATCTCTGCCCTGGAACAAACTACGGCGGAATTACTGGAAAATATTAAGCCGGTAACCGTTCTCAACCAGAAGAAAGATAAGTTGAGATCCGTATTAACCCTGGCTGATTTGGCTAAGTTTGCCAAGCTACAACCCGGTACCGGTGAATTGGAAAGCAGCTTGCAAACAACGATCGAGATCGTGGAGTGGACCAAGGCAGCTGTAGATAATGCCGCAGCAAAAGAAGCCGCCGAAGCACAAAAAAATACTAACGAATAATTTGCAATAAATAGATGAACATAGAATCGTGGAAACATATCACCTTTGCACATCCTTATTTCTTTTGGTTGTTGCTTTTGTTGCCCGTATTCATTTATTGGCAATTAAAACAAGCCAAGCGATCAGAGGGTAGTTTTCAAATCTCCAGCTTACAGGGTTTGAAAGGCTTGCCCGTGTCATGGAAAGTAAGGCTAAGGCCCTTGCTGTTCATCCTCCGGTTGTTGACGTTTACGGCATTGGTCGTGGCGATGGCAAGACCGCAATCATCCAATACAACGGAAAATATTGAAAGTGAAGGGATCGATATCGTGTTAGGAATCGATATTTCTGGAAGTATGTTGGCGGAAGATCTGAAGCCCAACAGGATGGAAGCTGCCAAGAAAGTAGCTATGGACTTCATCGATAGCCGTATCAGTGACCGCATCGGGCTAGTTGTTTTTGCAGGGGAAAGTTTTACACAATGCCCCATTACGACCGATCATGAAGTATTAAAGTCGCAGTTAGCACAAGTAAAAAGCGGTATGTTACAAGATGGTACCGCGATAGGAATGGGCTTGGCAACATCTGTAGACCGCTTGCGTGAAAGTAAAGCTAAAAGTAAAGTCATCATCTTGCTGACAGATGGTGTAAATAATACTGGATTAGTTGATCCGCTGACTGCCTTGGAAATAGCGAAAGCATTTAAAGTGCGTGTATATACCATCGGGGTTGGAACAACTGGCAGCGCCCCTATGCCGATGCCAATGCCGGATGGCAGCATCCAGGTGGTAATGCAACAGGTTCAGATCGATGAACCGTTGATGCGTAAAATAGCCACTGAAACCGGTGGTCAATATTTCCGGGCAACGAACAATGCATCCTTGGCCAATATTTATCACGAAATTGACAAGTTGGAGCGCACCAAGGTAGAAATCACATCCTTTAAAAGATACCAAGAACATTTCTTCCCATTTGCCATGATTGCCTTGGCATGCTTATTCTTAGAAGTTGTACTGAGGTACACCTTGTTCCGTAGGTTGCCTTAGTTTGCGGAAATAGCCGTATTTTCGTGTTTTAAATAAGCGAATTTGCAAGCGACAGTTTATAGATCCACCGGGAGCTGGTACACCGTGAAAACGGCCGAAGGAAAAATGTTACAGGCCCGTATGAAAGGTGTGTTCAAAAAAGATGAAGACATAACTTCTACTAACCCGGTAGCAGTAGGGGATTCCGTTGAGATCGAGATGGAGGAAAATAGTGCCGATGGTAATGCGATGATTACGGATATCCATCCCAGGAAGAATTATATCGTCCGGTTATCTCCCCACGGCAGGCATAAAAAACACATCATCGCTGCGAATATGGACCAGGCGGTTTTGATTTGCACGCTTAAGCAACCTAAAACTTCCCAAGGCTTTATAGATCGTTTCCTGGTAACCGCGGCGGCATATCATATCCCCGTGGTATTGGTATTTAATAAGAAAGATTTATACAAGGCCAAGGAAATGGCACATTACGAATACTGGGAATCGCTGTACACCGATATCGGTTATAAGGTGATGCTGGTATCTGCCGATACGAAGGAAGGTGTAAACGAGTTTATCGATTGCCTCGCTAATAAAACGACCTTGGTTTCCGGCCATTCCGGTGTGGGGAAATCATCTTTGATCAACTTGGTACTACCCGGTGCGGAGTTGAGAACTAAGGCAGTTAGCGATTGGTCCGGAAAAGGCTTGCACACCACTACCTTTGCTGAAATGTTTGATATCCCGGGCGGCGGTAGCATTATCGATACACCCGGCATCCGTGAGCTCGGGATAGTTGATATCGAGAAAAGCGAGCTATCGCATTACTTTTTGGAGATGCAACCTTATCTTCAACAATGCCAATTTAATAACTGCTTACACGTCAACGAACCCGGTTGCGCCGTGAAGGAAGCCGTGAGGGAAGGTTTGATCGATGAAGACCGGTATGTAAGTTATGTAACCTTGTTAGAAAGTATCGGCGCCAAAGACTACAGGGTATAAGTGTTTTAGTGCCTACGATGGAAAAGTCCTTTCTTGGGAGGATTACTCATTTCCTCTAAAACTTTCTCCGCACCTTTATTACGCTCGTTTACAGGGCAACCTTTTTTCTGTGTTCGGCAAGCAATCGTCGATAAGGAAACCAATACGCACAAAATCATTAACTTATTCATAGGAGGATGAGTTTGGATTTCAATATTGTAACAAATTTAGAAAAGCCTGGTTTGTTTAACCGCTTTCATATTCCGCTTTTTATCTTTCTTTGAATAGCGTTGCGTGCCGGGACAACCGGCTTTTTCGGAAGCACAGGCTTGGAATAGAAATGCTAGCAGCAACAAGAATAACCCTGTTCTTTTCATAGGTAAGGTAGGTTTGATAATACAATATAATGATTATTATATATATTATTTCATTATTGTCCGGCTTAAATTGCTTTAAATTTACTTGAATTCCTTACCTGGTCAAGGTTATAAGCGAATGATGATCTATTCAGCCCTGCCAAGAGAACCGTGGAACTTCGCTCTTTTAATAGCGAACGGTAGCTGGGCGATACAGTAGTACAAAAGCTGGATCGCGCGATCAAATTGGCGGCCGTGATGGCCAATTTGTGCCCTTTTTTGGTAATTTTTTGGGCAAGCAAAAAAGTACAAGAAACGAGCAGGTGAACATTGAATCGAACTATTGAGGGATCAAATTGCTCCCCGGTTAAAATTTAGTCGGACAATAATGATATAATTTAATTAATTTGTTGCTGCTACGGTCTTGCTTGATTATTCTTCCGGCTGATCTTTGAACCAACTTGAGTACATGAGATAATTATTAGCAATACGATCAATTTCACCATGGATTAATTCTTGGCTGATGCTTTTGACTTTTTTGGCAGGCACGCCAGCATAGATCGACCCGGCTTCTACTACCGTATTTTCCAACACGACGGCCCCGGCTGCAATGATAGAATTACTGCCGATAACAGCATTATCCATCACGATGGCGCCCATACCGATCAGTACGTTATCTGCTACAGTGCAGCCATGTACGATCGCGTTATGACCAATTGAGACATTGTTCCCGATTACGGTTCTTGTTTTTTCATAAGTACAGTGGATAACGGCTCCGTCCTGGATATTTACCTTGTTACCCATCACGATGCTATTTACATCCCCTCTTACTACGGCATTGAACCAGATACTACAGTCGTTACCCATATTAACATCGCCCACGATAGTAGCATTGGGCGCGATAAAACAATTGCTTCCCATCTTTGGAAATACTCCCTTAACCGGTAAAATAACAGGCATAATCTTTATGTTTTTTAGCGAATGATTTCTATTTCATCTTATGGATGAACAACAAAGATAAGAATTAAGAACTTCGCTAACTTCGCGTAAGAAATTCGGAATTTTATGAATAACAGGCAGCTTTTTTTACAACATGTGGCCCAAACTTCAGATGCTCCCTTGGCCCTGGAGATGAAGGAGGCCAAAGGCATGTATATCTACGGAGTTGACGGGAAGGAATACCTGGATATGATAGCAGGTATTAGTGTTTGTAACGTGGGGCATTGCCATCCTGATGTTGTAAAGGCCATACAGGGGCAAGCGGCTAGTTATATGCACCTGATCGTTTACGGCGAATTTATCCAGTCACCGCAAGTAGCTTATGCTACCTATCTGAGCAATTTATTGCCGAACCCGTTGAACTGCGTATATTTTACCAACTCCGGCAGCGAAGCAACGGAAGGCGCTATGAAATTGGCAAAGAGATATACCGGGCGCCACGAGATCATCGCATTTAAAAATAGTTACCACGGCTCAACGCAAGGTTCGTTAAGCATCATGGGAGATGAATATTGGAGAAATGCTTACCGGCCATTGTTACCGGGGATTCATCACCTGGATTATAATGCTTTTGAAGCGCTCGAAGCTATTAACCATAAAACTGCGTGCGTGATAGCTGAAAGTGTGCAGGCTGAGGCCGGTGTAAAAGCTCCTTCTAAAGATTGGATGCAGGCTTTACGGAAGCGCTGCGATGAAACGGGTACCTTATTGATATTAGATGAAATACAATGCGGCTTCGGGAGAAATGGAACTTTATGGGCATTTGAGCAATACGGTATCGTACCGGATGTATTATTGCTTGGAAAGGCTTTAGGTGCGGGAATGCCGATGGGCGCTTTTATCGCGGATAAAGAAATCATGTGGAGCTTAACCAATCAGCCGGTACTAGGGCATATCACGACATTTGGCGGGCACCCGGTGGCATGTGCCGCAGGTTTGGCCGGGGCAAAAGCATTAATTGAAGGAAAATATATTGATGCTGTAAATAGTAAGAAAGAATTGCTTTTAAAGCATTTGAAACATCCTGCCATTAAAGATATCCGGGCTGTCGGTTTAATGGTAGCAGTGGAATTTGAAAGTTTTAACTTGAATAAAAAAGTGATCGATCAATGCATTGCCGACGGACTAATTACGGACTGGTTTCTCTTTGCAGCAAATTGCTTGAGGCTCGTTCCGCCATTAATAATTAGCGAAGATGAGATCATGAAAGCTTGCAGCATTATAACAAAGGCTATAGATAAGGTATTAACCCCGTAGGGAAATAATTTATTCAATATATAATTGCGCGGATCCGCTGTCAATGAAATAAAAAATCCCCCGTAATTTTTACGGGGGATTGAATTGATGATATGTTAAATTTCGCTATGCTTACTATTGTTGACCCGCTTCATTTTTCATCTCCGCTTTCATTTTTTCGTTGGCAAAGATGGAAAATTCCACGCGGCGGTTTTTTGCCCTGTTAGCATCGGAATCATTTGGGTACTTAGGTTGCGTTTCACCGTACCAGTATGTTTGAACCCTATTGGATGCTACCCCGTGAGAAGTTAAATAATTGGCTACAGATTTAGCACGGCGTTCAGATAAACCATAGTTATAAGAATCCGAACCAGTATCATCCGTATGCCCTTCCACGCGTACATATGTGTCGGGGTATTTGCTCAAGATATCAGACAGCTTATCAATATTTTCTTTTGCCGTAGCGCTCAGGTCAGATTTATCAAATCCGAAAAGTACCCCGGAGTCGAATGTCACATTGATACCTTCACCAACACGTTCAACTTGTGCGTTGGGAACTTCGTTTTCAATCTCTTGTGCTTGCTTATCCATTTTCTTACCGATCAGTACACCAGCCGTACCACCAACCGCGGCACCTATAATGGCGCCCAGGGCAGTATTCCCGGCTGCTTTACCAATTACGGCACCAGCAGCAGCACCACCACCTACACCTATCGCTCCGCCTTTTTTCGTATTATCCATTGATTGCCAAGTACTGCAACTACTTAAAAAAATAGTACCCGCTAAAGCAATCGCTACTGTTGCATTCATTCGTTTCATCTTAGAGAATTTAAATTGGAAGATTTTACAATATCAAGTTTATGCATGCATTTCTCTTGCAACTATCTAAACAAATAACTTGCCAATAAACATTTTTTATTGCATATTAATAATTATCAATACTTTATAAATGATGTTCATTCACTTTATATGGTGGGTAATGGAAATTATTTCCCGAAGAACCCGCCGAGCAAATCACCTAATCCCCCGCCACCTTGTTGCGACTGCTGTTGTTGTGCGCCTTTGCTCAACATGCTTGTAAGATCTTGCAAATCTACATCACCATCTCCATCGCGATCTAAGCCCAATTTATCCAGCATACCGGATAAATTGCTATTGCCGCCACCGGTCAGGGAAGATAAGATGCCCGGTAATGAGAAGCTATTATCAGAAGGATCGTTCGTTTTATTTACAAGTCCGCCCATAACACTCGGTATGATACTACCGGCAATGGAAGAAGCCATTTCAGGGCTGATATTGAACTTTTGCATGATATTGCTGATGAAGTTACCGGAAATGTTATTTACCAGGGGATTACTGGTATCGGTTCCGGTTTGACCTTTTAAGAGGCCCAGTACATCCTGCGTCTGGCCGTTAGCCAAAGCGGTTTGCAAACCATTGGAGATCGATTGGCTCGCTTCATTGATCATTGCATCATTTTGATCATTAGGCACAGCGGGATTGGAAACGATGGCTTCGCCAGCGTAATTTTTAACAAGTTGAACTAGTTGATCTAGCATTGTAAAGATTTTTGAGGAAGTAAATAATAGAATTTACCGGGGTAAATTTATACGTATCGGAATAAAATATTATGCCAAAGATGGCTTTTTTAAATGATTTACATCAATTTAACTTACTCTATTTCAATTATGAGGACCGTCTACAGGCTCGTAGCTTACCTTACCTCCCGGATGCAACCTTAATACAAACACATTTCCTCCCGGCATTGTTCTAAAAATTACTTTACTGGAATAAGGGATGGCTTTTTCATGCGTAGGAAGCCAAGTTTTCAGTTCCTTATCTACCACGATAAATAAGCCCGTAGGGTCTCCCATGGCATTAAATAGCAGGTCGTCGCCATCGTATTTATCAAGGCCCAAGGCTTTCAAATGATCGCAGGTAAGGGGTACATCGGCAACGGGGAGTCCTATTTCGCTAATTTCCATCATATAATCCGGTGTGAATTTCGCATTGGCCGGTAATTCGAGAAATATTTCACCGCGGGCTATATATTCTACGATGTTCCCCGCCGGATCGTGGAAATACATTGCTTTAGCATCCCAATTATCAAACGGGACGATAAGTTCATCATTATATGGCAGCAGCTTTACCCTTTCCTTCAGCCATTCAAAGGCTTGGTTGAATAATGCGAACGGGATATTGAAAGCAAAATGATGGTAAGCCGCTTCGTTAGAAGATTTAAATACTAGCTGGCTGTTACCGATTTGTATGATGGCAGATTGCTGGCCCGGGGCAACCGTTACCGGGAAGCCTAAAACTTCCCGGTAAAAATTTACCAGCCCCGGTAAGCGATGGGTATGTAAGTGAACAGATATGATCTCCATGACATACTTTTTTAGTTTATCGCTGTAGTGCTACTACTTGCCGAAGCTACCAAATATATTAAGCGTTTTCGCCTTGTTTCAGTTTTTCGGCATTCTCGGCAAATTGCAATGCATCGATCATTTCCCCGATTTCCCCTTCCATGAAGGCATCCAGGTTATAGATTGTCATACCGATGCGGTGATCGGTTACACGCCCTTGCGGGTAGTTATAGGTACGGATCTTGGCAGAACGGTCACCGGTAGATACCAGGCTCTTCCTTTGGGAAGCGATCGCATCTTCATGTTTA includes the following:
- a CDS encoding vWA domain-containing protein; the encoded protein is MNIESWKHITFAHPYFFWLLLLLPVFIYWQLKQAKRSEGSFQISSLQGLKGLPVSWKVRLRPLLFILRLLTFTALVVAMARPQSSNTTENIESEGIDIVLGIDISGSMLAEDLKPNRMEAAKKVAMDFIDSRISDRIGLVVFAGESFTQCPITTDHEVLKSQLAQVKSGMLQDGTAIGMGLATSVDRLRESKAKSKVIILLTDGVNNTGLVDPLTALEIAKAFKVRVYTIGVGTTGSAPMPMPMPDGSIQVVMQQVQIDEPLMRKIATETGGQYFRATNNASLANIYHEIDKLERTKVEITSFKRYQEHFFPFAMIALACLFLEVVLRYTLFRRLP
- the rsgA gene encoding ribosome small subunit-dependent GTPase A, with the protein product MQATVYRSTGSWYTVKTAEGKMLQARMKGVFKKDEDITSTNPVAVGDSVEIEMEENSADGNAMITDIHPRKNYIVRLSPHGRHKKHIIAANMDQAVLICTLKQPKTSQGFIDRFLVTAAAYHIPVVLVFNKKDLYKAKEMAHYEYWESLYTDIGYKVMLVSADTKEGVNEFIDCLANKTTLVSGHSGVGKSSLINLVLPGAELRTKAVSDWSGKGLHTTTFAEMFDIPGGGSIIDTPGIRELGIVDIEKSELSHYFLEMQPYLQQCQFNNCLHVNEPGCAVKEAVREGLIDEDRYVSYVTLLESIGAKDYRV
- a CDS encoding gamma carbonic anhydrase family protein → MPVILPVKGVFPKMGSNCFIAPNATIVGDVNMGNDCSIWFNAVVRGDVNSIVMGNKVNIQDGAVIHCTYEKTRTVIGNNVSIGHNAIVHGCTVADNVLIGMGAIVMDNAVIGSNSIIAAGAVVLENTVVEAGSIYAGVPAKKVKSISQELIHGEIDRIANNYLMYSSWFKDQPEE
- a CDS encoding aspartate aminotransferase family protein gives rise to the protein MNNRQLFLQHVAQTSDAPLALEMKEAKGMYIYGVDGKEYLDMIAGISVCNVGHCHPDVVKAIQGQAASYMHLIVYGEFIQSPQVAYATYLSNLLPNPLNCVYFTNSGSEATEGAMKLAKRYTGRHEIIAFKNSYHGSTQGSLSIMGDEYWRNAYRPLLPGIHHLDYNAFEALEAINHKTACVIAESVQAEAGVKAPSKDWMQALRKRCDETGTLLILDEIQCGFGRNGTLWAFEQYGIVPDVLLLGKALGAGMPMGAFIADKEIMWSLTNQPVLGHITTFGGHPVACAAGLAGAKALIEGKYIDAVNSKKELLLKHLKHPAIKDIRAVGLMVAVEFESFNLNKKVIDQCIADGLITDWFLFAANCLRLVPPLIISEDEIMKACSIITKAIDKVLTP
- a CDS encoding DUF937 domain-containing protein, translating into MLDQLVQLVKNYAGEAIVSNPAVPNDQNDAMINEASQSISNGLQTALANGQTQDVLGLLKGQTGTDTSNPLVNNISGNFISNIMQKFNISPEMASSIAGSIIPSVMGGLVNKTNDPSDNSFSLPGILSSLTGGGNSNLSGMLDKLGLDRDGDGDVDLQDLTSMLSKGAQQQQSQQGGGGLGDLLGGFFGK
- a CDS encoding OmpA family protein; its protein translation is MKRMNATVAIALAGTIFLSSCSTWQSMDNTKKGGAIGVGGGAAAGAVIGKAAGNTALGAIIGAAVGGTAGVLIGKKMDKQAQEIENEVPNAQVERVGEGINVTFDSGVLFGFDKSDLSATAKENIDKLSDILSKYPDTYVRVEGHTDDTGSDSYNYGLSERRAKSVANYLTSHGVASNRVQTYWYGETQPKYPNDSDANRAKNRRVEFSIFANEKMKAEMKNEAGQQ
- a CDS encoding VOC family protein codes for the protein MEIISVHLHTHRLPGLVNFYREVLGFPVTVAPGQQSAIIQIGNSQLVFKSSNEAAYHHFAFNIPFALFNQAFEWLKERVKLLPYNDELIVPFDNWDAKAMYFHDPAGNIVEYIARGEIFLELPANAKFTPDYMMEISEIGLPVADVPLTCDHLKALGLDKYDGDDLLFNAMGDPTGLFIVVDKELKTWLPTHEKAIPYSSKVIFRTMPGGNVFVLRLHPGGKVSYEPVDGPHN